Proteins encoded by one window of Aliivibrio wodanis:
- a CDS encoding protein smg homolog: MMDVLMYLFETYIHSDVELSVDQEKLEDELLKAGFHQDAVYKALDWLEDLARLQEDDSYTHVEQSTSTSMRVYTQQEIDGIDTDCRGFLLFLEQIKVLTSETREMVIEQVMALETEELSLDDLKWVVLMVLFNVPGQESAYTQMEELLYTADVGITH; encoded by the coding sequence ATGATGGATGTTCTTATGTATCTATTTGAAACATATATCCATAGTGATGTTGAACTGAGTGTAGACCAAGAGAAATTAGAAGACGAATTACTTAAAGCTGGCTTTCATCAAGATGCGGTATATAAAGCATTAGATTGGCTGGAAGATTTAGCACGCTTGCAAGAAGATGATTCTTATACGCACGTAGAGCAAAGTACATCAACGTCAATGCGTGTATATACGCAACAAGAAATTGATGGGATCGATACAGATTGTCGTGGTTTTTTACTTTTCTTAGAGCAAATTAAAGTACTGACGAGTGAAACTCGAGAAATGGTTATCGAGCAAGTGATGGCCTTAGAAACGGAAGAATTATCATTAGATGACCTGAAATGGGTTGTGCTGATGGTGTTATTTAACGTTCCTGGTCAAGAGAGTGCTTATACGCAGATGGAAGAATTACTTTATACTGCAGATGTTGGTATAACGCATTAA